Proteins from one Chitinophaga oryzae genomic window:
- a CDS encoding T9SS type B sorting domain-containing protein, with the protein MVKMLSIFVNVQSVVPRVVKQFSCVLLLLLLLAGSIVKAQQCTGSLGDPVFKETFGEAATAAKPTLGPPLPAGITTYTYYAPGVGSRPTGPYPGQYTISNTTRGYNNIYFVDRPDHTTTNGRGFCMVVDANATPDKFYERTITGLCAGTTFEFSAWIMNINPSGGVAQPSLRFDIVDANNPNGPVIKSVSTGVVPYQAPGTWVRQAGIFQMPSTTSAVILRIFSNTPNSNGNDLALDDIAFAACGPPIAFAQTTGVVCAGGTGGFSVSLPAGSYSNYYFQLQKRAQGTATWTNEGGVINNQGNNQYTFSVPNARAGFEYRVVAAGGMAEMNNVSCRVVSAPVELKVIDYTAGINGPATICYNTGATLTAAVTPRAGTGTPSSGFAYAWETSADGTGGWTVVPGQTGATLNTGALTASRYYRVTATVNGCSGDGASSPFRVVVNPNIAVNIGTVNPVCQGTALFSIPYTVTSGNANVFSITSADMPGFSTVTNAALGGSPVNVVIPANVAPGAYHFTITFRHQASGCSASYPVTLDISPAPTTATVGPDQQLCGTSNTTLTGNTPAAGTGKWMQVSGPGTAAFDNLEAPNAKVSGLVTGTYTFRWTITSGACPPSYADLDVTEYGNTTLPDAGPDSTQYNSGVFHMQANAPAVGTGKWTVISGNPVIADPTDPHSTITIPPNTSATLAWTITNQACPPLQDEVTITYVSRADIQATKEILEQGPYIAGQSLVYRMVISNAGPSNAIGVKITDPLPAGFAAGDVTVVSSGAAQITQNNSTNTHIDVTGDIPTGNAAITITVSGKIQSSFEGDLANTVTAVSPVVPDPDGASATVTVPVIRRPYFEVVKSAPAMAVAGESIRFGIIAQNSGLGDARAAVLTDVISSKLANVSWTATATGKVTILSGATGTGNNLRIVADYPGGDTPADTGKIYISVTGTVDAGATGSIDNVARVTPTETSVSDFTSNTTNTVITSSPGLVIDKSRTTPVIAIAGTPVQYVITLINNGPSNAVQTVITDAVPAAIQQVQWTATAQGSAAVTAGASGTGNQVRVTGNIPAGSSNVITIRVSGVISADYSGTLNNTATATPAEPGVPSVSDTDVATVQKAVKLTIVKNGPATAVPGQQISYTIDVDNEGPSNSTATTISDVIPASLYNVTWTASVVSGTAAITSGATGAGNQLSVTANMAAEAAIRIVVRATILPPTYNPIHNTAVVTPSEPGFPPVTSNEVITTVDPQAALTISKTGPDTATAGSSVSYVITVGNNGPSNARDMQIKDAVPASLQQVTWTAVANGNATIDNGVTGRGNNIALSGDIAAGRGNNIVITVSGKLDPAFSGTLTNTAIVVPSETGSTGDTATKQTVVRRLPQVTITKSAVDGVLAGDSVTYTIEVANAGASDAQGLVVTDVVPAALSGVRWTAGAQGQAVIITGASGTGNSVRVTGNIPAGSANKLMIIVTGKTSPGFSGTIINEATATPSEPVPPVTATQTVVVKKLPAIRVTKAGPASLNAGERITYTIMITNTSVSNADNLVIEDIVPAAVTQTTWSATSNGAAVINSGGTGTGNTMRINANIPGGSTGNGISVTITGIVDPAFSGSFTNVATAQPSEAGAQPAVSGPVVTTVAQRPSLHVVKTGPAAASAGDRVRYLLTVTNTGPSNALNAIIADQLPALLTNVSWNATAAGGATILSGATGTGNSLLITANVPVTTGAVNVVITGTIPAAALAGTISNVAMADPKVTGLPPVASDTVITVISQRPKLIIQKNAPANWSAGEYIIYGVKVENAGPSDARATVITDVIPATIINPSWTAIANGTAVVTSGAAGAGNQLNVVADIPAGAGNSVTILIAGRVQSDFAGVISNTATATPAEPNVPPVSSNVSTNISRRARLQIHKTGPAATTAGNSIAYTLEVLNNGPSDANNITIKDAVPAGIVNATWTATASGGASLTSAASGTQDVLVNGNIPVTAGARIVVQINGKVDPDYASPNITNVAIALNDPSFATPVGDTASVVTAVNRVANLRIVKSGPANQGAGEPMQYTLQVQNDGPSNVQGARIQDVLPSTLLNSTWVVTSTGGVSNISPTSGTGNVDVTADIPAGNGTLKVTVTGVLSPAMVNGATVINTGTVALPAGSPVTDPNLADNTSTVTTAVDNDPVVRIAKTGPAVVNVGDTIQYRIVVTNGGSGNITGAIITDQVPADVTVTSWGAAATDSAQVTGPTAGTGNNISTTANIPVGSSHTIVVLVNGIVNKTSNTSFTNTAVVTAGSNKQSSITTTVNQSTDVSIVKSGPQQVTAGETVNYTLQVFNAGPVDVESLVITDQVPVTVTNVTWKAVVTGTGEVIGAQEIDSAGSNIIIPGKLSAGSGNYITVYISGTVSGSATSGNITNTANVTVNNVNDYNPANNTSTLTTNIGRTTGLQIRKSGPVQAQAGNTITYQVVVTNSGPSDATGVNISDVVPAEVENVSWEAVVTGAATITGPYNGTGNNVATTANIPGGAGNSVAITIRGTLNDDFAGTVLNVATASSSESPAVNDQVTTTVAKQSDVQAHKSGPATITAGDRITYLITVTNNGPAFARGLTIIDSVDTRITGVTWTTSTAGNANVVNGATGSGNRLSVTADIPANDSAAVTITVTGTVRADATNTITNTAKVTSPDPLTPPVVTPPVITEVVQRPELTISKSGPQQLSAGENISYWLDITNKGLSNATQAVISDQVPATVKQVSWSVQTVSPGTTVTSGATGSGNNVQVTANIPAGGSIRMVIQGKVDSTFAGTITNTGVVTPAEPGNTPDSSEVQTDVFLKPTVQITKSGPARLQSGQTITYTIIAANAGPSMATNAAIFDAVPAAINNVTWSAAAAGNALITGPANGAGNLVSLTVSIPPGADNSVTVTVSGTIDPSFRDTLRNTAVITPAETGALPDSSAVVQTVVTAAPKLHIQKAGPATATAGQPLQYTLLVSNSGLSNAVNFTVTDVVPATLTQVSWKAVTNGAAVIKSPASGTGNNISLTGDMPAGNGNSIVVTITGNIAANASGTIVNTATVTPAETGAAPESATATTQLVTESAVRISKTGPATMIRGDQASYVISVVNQGPSDAVNTDITDLVPAVLTNVTWTATPLRSTVINSGATGSGNNMKVNVNIPAADTSGLTIEIKGTVAQNAPAGSVNNTAHAVLNNMGGKDIPSNTVVSNIGSATDLVMTKTGPAEVFTGSQASYQLTISNDGPSNADNATVTDILPAALTQPAVTVLSMTGGAANVQAALNGNTMNATLGIFPAGAKVVLQVSATAGTPGSIQNTAVVSTPAGMMDEDSSNNSSTAATLIRGKSQLEITKSLNPGGGPYSIGQVISYTLQVRNTGSAGVNPVVVLDPLPPASLVSDPVYSNPPTGNVVYNSSTRVLQWNAGLLNAGETRSWSYDVTITGAGNVRNIAVVTGPPDVSVPDTSTVTINTEKLANLKVVKQLTSTPPFSVNNVLTFTITATNNGPDKATGVMMQDRLQSMLGRPLTLNASAGTATYDIAAATISWQIPELASGASATLTVTVKLISADDITNTATVSGNEKDPDISDNTSTVGPVKVTGEDIFIPNVVTPNGDGKNDNFYIPGLSKFPGSAMYIYNRWGNQVYQHKNYDNKWNGDGLSEGTYYYILELRTEQGVRKYKGWVELMR; encoded by the coding sequence ATGGTAAAGATGCTGTCCATTTTTGTAAATGTTCAGAGTGTTGTTCCCCGTGTTGTAAAACAATTCAGTTGTGTGTTGCTGTTGCTGCTGCTGCTGGCAGGGAGTATTGTGAAAGCCCAGCAGTGTACTGGGTCTCTCGGCGATCCGGTTTTTAAGGAAACTTTCGGCGAGGCAGCTACGGCGGCTAAACCGACGTTAGGCCCCCCGCTGCCGGCGGGTATTACCACGTATACCTATTACGCCCCCGGCGTAGGGTCGCGTCCTACCGGCCCTTATCCCGGCCAGTATACTATCAGTAACACTACGCGGGGCTACAACAACATTTACTTTGTGGACCGGCCGGACCATACCACGACCAACGGCCGTGGTTTCTGTATGGTGGTGGATGCCAATGCCACCCCCGACAAGTTTTATGAACGCACTATCACCGGTCTTTGTGCCGGCACCACCTTTGAGTTCTCCGCCTGGATCATGAATATCAACCCGAGTGGGGGCGTAGCGCAGCCCAGCCTGCGTTTTGACATCGTAGACGCCAATAATCCCAACGGGCCGGTGATCAAATCCGTGTCTACCGGGGTGGTACCTTACCAGGCTCCCGGCACCTGGGTACGGCAGGCAGGTATCTTCCAGATGCCGTCTACTACCAGCGCCGTGATCCTGCGTATCTTCAGCAATACGCCCAACAGCAATGGCAACGACCTGGCACTGGACGATATCGCTTTCGCGGCCTGCGGCCCCCCGATCGCTTTTGCGCAGACAACCGGCGTGGTATGTGCCGGCGGTACCGGTGGCTTCTCTGTCAGCCTGCCGGCGGGAAGCTACTCCAACTACTATTTCCAGCTGCAGAAAAGAGCACAGGGAACTGCCACATGGACCAACGAAGGCGGTGTGATCAACAACCAGGGCAACAACCAGTATACTTTCAGCGTCCCCAACGCCCGCGCAGGTTTTGAATACCGTGTGGTGGCAGCCGGCGGGATGGCTGAAATGAATAATGTCAGCTGCCGTGTGGTGTCTGCCCCGGTGGAACTGAAGGTGATCGACTACACTGCCGGCATCAACGGGCCCGCCACCATCTGCTACAATACCGGCGCTACCCTGACGGCTGCCGTTACTCCCAGGGCGGGTACCGGTACCCCTTCTTCCGGTTTCGCCTATGCGTGGGAAACCAGCGCCGACGGTACCGGCGGGTGGACCGTCGTGCCCGGACAAACCGGCGCCACGCTGAACACCGGCGCGCTGACTGCCAGCCGCTATTACCGGGTAACCGCCACCGTTAACGGTTGTTCAGGCGATGGCGCCTCCAGCCCGTTCCGGGTGGTGGTGAACCCTAATATTGCTGTCAACATAGGGACGGTCAACCCGGTATGCCAGGGCACTGCCTTATTCAGTATACCCTATACCGTTACTTCCGGCAACGCCAACGTCTTCAGCATCACCTCCGCGGACATGCCCGGCTTTAGCACGGTAACCAATGCGGCGCTGGGCGGATCGCCCGTTAATGTGGTGATACCCGCCAATGTGGCGCCGGGAGCCTATCATTTTACCATCACCTTCCGGCATCAGGCCAGCGGTTGTTCGGCATCCTACCCGGTGACGCTCGACATCAGCCCGGCGCCCACCACGGCTACCGTAGGCCCTGACCAGCAGCTGTGCGGCACCAGCAACACCACTCTCACCGGCAATACGCCTGCCGCCGGCACCGGCAAGTGGATGCAGGTGAGCGGTCCGGGTACCGCAGCATTTGACAACCTGGAGGCTCCCAATGCGAAGGTGTCCGGACTGGTGACCGGCACCTACACCTTCCGCTGGACAATCACCAGCGGCGCCTGTCCACCTTCCTATGCTGATTTAGACGTAACGGAATATGGCAATACTACCCTGCCCGACGCGGGACCTGACTCCACCCAGTACAACTCCGGCGTATTCCATATGCAGGCAAATGCACCTGCCGTCGGTACCGGTAAATGGACCGTCATCAGTGGCAACCCGGTCATCGCTGACCCTACCGATCCGCATTCCACGATCACCATACCACCCAATACCAGCGCCACGCTGGCATGGACCATCACCAACCAGGCCTGCCCGCCGTTGCAGGATGAAGTGACCATCACCTATGTGAGCCGCGCCGACATCCAGGCCACGAAAGAAATACTCGAACAGGGGCCCTATATCGCCGGGCAGTCTCTCGTATACCGCATGGTGATCTCCAACGCAGGTCCGAGCAACGCCATCGGTGTGAAGATCACCGACCCGCTGCCCGCAGGATTTGCGGCCGGCGATGTGACTGTTGTCAGCAGCGGCGCCGCACAGATCACACAAAACAACAGCACCAACACCCATATCGATGTGACGGGAGACATTCCCACCGGCAATGCGGCCATCACCATCACCGTATCGGGGAAAATACAGTCCTCCTTTGAGGGAGACCTGGCCAATACCGTAACGGCTGTATCGCCGGTAGTGCCTGACCCCGACGGCGCCTCCGCCACCGTAACGGTGCCGGTCATACGCCGCCCTTACTTTGAAGTGGTGAAAAGCGCTCCCGCCATGGCCGTTGCCGGAGAGTCCATCCGCTTCGGTATCATTGCGCAGAACAGCGGCCTGGGAGATGCCCGCGCCGCCGTGCTGACAGACGTGATCTCTTCCAAATTGGCCAACGTCAGCTGGACCGCCACCGCCACCGGTAAGGTGACCATCCTTTCCGGCGCCACCGGTACCGGCAACAACCTGCGTATCGTGGCAGACTACCCCGGCGGCGATACACCGGCTGATACCGGTAAAATTTATATCAGTGTAACAGGCACCGTAGACGCCGGCGCCACCGGCAGTATCGACAATGTGGCCAGGGTAACCCCGACTGAAACATCTGTAAGCGACTTTACTTCCAATACTACCAATACAGTGATCACCAGCAGTCCCGGACTGGTGATAGACAAGAGCCGCACCACGCCAGTGATAGCCATTGCGGGTACGCCGGTACAATATGTGATCACGCTGATCAATAATGGTCCGAGCAACGCCGTGCAAACCGTCATTACCGATGCTGTACCGGCGGCCATACAGCAGGTACAGTGGACCGCCACTGCCCAGGGCAGTGCTGCGGTGACTGCCGGCGCCTCCGGTACGGGCAACCAGGTACGGGTTACCGGTAATATCCCCGCGGGTTCTTCCAATGTCATTACCATCCGTGTGTCCGGCGTGATCAGCGCAGATTATTCCGGTACGCTCAACAATACCGCCACCGCTACGCCGGCTGAACCGGGCGTGCCCTCCGTATCCGATACGGACGTGGCCACCGTACAGAAAGCCGTGAAGCTCACGATTGTGAAAAATGGTCCGGCGACGGCTGTCCCGGGCCAGCAGATCTCCTATACAATAGACGTAGATAACGAAGGACCTTCCAATTCCACCGCTACCACGATCAGTGATGTGATCCCCGCGTCCCTGTACAACGTCACCTGGACGGCCAGCGTGGTCTCCGGCACTGCTGCCATCACCAGCGGCGCTACCGGCGCCGGCAACCAGTTGAGCGTGACCGCCAACATGGCGGCGGAAGCGGCTATCCGCATCGTGGTGCGTGCGACCATTTTACCGCCTACCTACAATCCTATTCACAACACCGCCGTAGTAACCCCATCAGAGCCGGGCTTCCCGCCGGTGACCTCCAACGAGGTGATCACCACCGTGGACCCGCAGGCGGCGCTGACGATCAGTAAAACAGGTCCGGATACCGCTACTGCCGGTAGTTCGGTGTCCTATGTAATTACAGTTGGTAACAACGGCCCAAGCAACGCCCGGGATATGCAGATCAAAGATGCCGTGCCGGCATCGCTGCAGCAGGTGACCTGGACGGCCGTAGCCAACGGCAATGCCACCATCGACAACGGCGTCACCGGTCGCGGTAACAACATCGCGCTCTCCGGCGATATCGCCGCCGGCCGTGGAAATAATATAGTGATTACCGTTAGCGGCAAACTGGACCCCGCCTTCTCCGGTACGCTGACCAACACGGCCATCGTTGTCCCTTCTGAAACCGGCAGTACCGGCGACACCGCCACCAAACAGACAGTGGTCAGAAGGCTGCCACAGGTTACCATCACCAAATCCGCTGTCGATGGCGTACTGGCCGGCGATAGCGTGACATATACCATTGAAGTGGCCAACGCCGGCGCCTCCGATGCGCAGGGCCTGGTGGTAACCGACGTTGTACCCGCCGCGCTGAGCGGCGTACGATGGACCGCAGGTGCGCAGGGGCAGGCCGTTATTATTACAGGCGCCAGCGGTACCGGGAACAGTGTGCGGGTAACCGGTAACATCCCCGCCGGCAGCGCCAATAAACTGATGATCATCGTTACGGGTAAAACCAGTCCCGGCTTCTCCGGCACTATCATCAACGAGGCTACCGCCACCCCTTCCGAACCGGTGCCACCGGTAACGGCTACACAGACTGTGGTCGTGAAGAAGCTGCCTGCCATCAGGGTGACCAAAGCCGGTCCCGCTTCGCTGAATGCCGGTGAACGCATCACCTACACTATTATGATCACCAATACCAGCGTGTCTAATGCCGACAACCTGGTGATAGAAGATATCGTGCCTGCCGCGGTAACGCAGACCACCTGGTCCGCTACCAGTAATGGCGCCGCTGTTATCAACAGTGGTGGTACCGGTACGGGCAACACCATGCGGATAAACGCCAACATCCCCGGCGGCAGTACCGGTAACGGTATATCGGTGACCATCACCGGCATCGTGGACCCTGCGTTTTCCGGCAGCTTCACCAATGTGGCTACGGCACAACCTTCCGAGGCAGGTGCGCAACCAGCGGTGTCAGGGCCCGTGGTGACCACGGTGGCGCAACGGCCATCCCTGCATGTGGTGAAAACAGGCCCTGCTGCTGCCAGCGCCGGCGATAGGGTACGTTACCTCCTGACGGTAACGAATACCGGTCCGTCCAACGCTCTCAACGCCATCATCGCCGACCAGCTGCCGGCACTGCTCACCAACGTGAGCTGGAACGCCACCGCAGCAGGGGGCGCTACTATTCTCTCAGGAGCTACCGGTACCGGCAACAGCCTGCTGATAACCGCCAATGTTCCGGTGACGACAGGCGCCGTAAATGTTGTCATAACCGGCACCATCCCGGCAGCAGCACTGGCGGGCACTATCAGCAATGTGGCGATGGCAGATCCGAAAGTAACCGGCCTGCCGCCGGTAGCCTCCGATACCGTTATCACCGTGATCAGCCAGCGGCCAAAACTCATCATCCAGAAAAATGCACCGGCCAACTGGAGCGCGGGCGAGTATATTATCTATGGCGTGAAAGTGGAAAACGCCGGCCCGAGCGACGCGCGGGCGACAGTGATCACCGACGTGATTCCGGCTACCATCATAAATCCTTCCTGGACAGCTATCGCCAACGGTACGGCGGTGGTTACCAGCGGCGCTGCCGGCGCCGGTAACCAGTTGAATGTGGTGGCGGATATTCCCGCCGGTGCAGGCAACAGCGTGACCATTCTCATTGCCGGCAGGGTACAGAGCGATTTCGCAGGCGTGATCTCCAACACCGCCACCGCCACGCCGGCAGAGCCCAATGTGCCGCCGGTAAGCTCCAACGTCTCTACCAATATCAGTCGCAGGGCAAGACTGCAAATACATAAAACAGGACCTGCCGCCACAACGGCGGGTAACAGCATCGCCTATACGCTGGAGGTGCTGAACAATGGCCCGAGTGATGCCAATAACATCACTATTAAAGACGCGGTCCCGGCGGGCATAGTCAACGCCACCTGGACGGCCACCGCTTCCGGTGGCGCCAGTCTCACTTCTGCTGCCTCCGGCACGCAGGACGTGCTGGTGAACGGTAACATTCCCGTTACCGCCGGGGCCAGAATTGTCGTTCAGATAAACGGTAAAGTAGATCCTGATTATGCATCGCCCAACATCACCAACGTAGCGATCGCGCTCAACGATCCGTCCTTTGCCACACCGGTAGGAGATACCGCTTCCGTAGTGACGGCGGTCAACCGCGTGGCCAATCTGCGCATTGTGAAGAGCGGCCCTGCCAACCAGGGCGCCGGTGAACCGATGCAGTACACGCTGCAGGTGCAGAACGACGGTCCCTCCAATGTACAGGGCGCCCGTATCCAGGACGTACTGCCGTCAACGTTACTCAACAGCACCTGGGTGGTGACCAGCACCGGCGGCGTGTCTAACATCAGCCCCACCAGCGGCACCGGCAATGTGGACGTTACCGCCGACATTCCCGCGGGAAATGGTACCCTCAAGGTAACGGTGACGGGCGTACTCAGTCCGGCAATGGTCAACGGTGCTACTGTTATCAATACCGGCACGGTAGCACTGCCGGCTGGCAGCCCCGTCACTGACCCGAACCTGGCCGATAACACCAGCACTGTAACAACAGCAGTGGATAATGATCCGGTAGTACGCATCGCGAAAACCGGCCCTGCTGTCGTGAACGTAGGCGATACCATTCAGTATCGCATCGTGGTGACCAATGGCGGCTCCGGTAATATCACCGGCGCAATCATCACCGACCAGGTACCGGCAGATGTCACCGTTACGTCCTGGGGCGCCGCTGCCACGGACAGTGCGCAGGTGACCGGACCCACTGCCGGCACCGGCAACAATATCAGCACCACCGCCAATATCCCCGTGGGCAGCAGTCATACGATCGTGGTCCTGGTCAATGGCATCGTCAACAAAACATCCAACACCTCTTTCACCAATACTGCAGTGGTGACAGCAGGCTCCAATAAACAAAGCTCCATCACCACCACCGTCAACCAGTCCACCGATGTGAGCATTGTGAAGAGCGGCCCGCAACAGGTAACAGCCGGGGAAACGGTCAACTATACGCTCCAGGTATTCAATGCCGGTCCGGTGGACGTGGAATCGCTGGTCATTACAGACCAGGTGCCGGTTACCGTCACCAATGTCACCTGGAAAGCCGTGGTAACGGGCACGGGAGAAGTCATCGGCGCACAGGAGATAGACAGCGCCGGCAGCAATATCATCATCCCGGGTAAACTGTCGGCCGGCAGCGGGAACTACATCACCGTATATATCAGCGGTACTGTCAGCGGCAGCGCTACCTCCGGCAATATTACCAACACCGCCAATGTGACTGTTAATAACGTGAACGATTATAACCCCGCCAATAACACCAGCACACTGACGACGAACATCGGCCGCACTACCGGGCTGCAGATACGTAAGAGCGGCCCTGTGCAGGCACAGGCAGGCAACACGATCACCTACCAGGTGGTGGTGACCAACAGCGGTCCGTCTGACGCCACCGGTGTGAACATTTCAGATGTGGTACCTGCTGAAGTGGAAAATGTGAGCTGGGAGGCCGTAGTTACCGGCGCAGCTACTATCACCGGGCCGTATAACGGTACGGGCAACAACGTGGCTACTACTGCTAATATCCCCGGCGGAGCAGGCAATAGTGTGGCTATCACGATTAGGGGCACACTGAACGATGATTTCGCGGGAACGGTGCTCAACGTGGCTACGGCCAGCAGCAGCGAGTCTCCCGCGGTGAACGATCAGGTAACGACCACGGTGGCCAAACAATCCGATGTACAGGCGCATAAGAGCGGTCCTGCTACCATCACCGCCGGTGATAGGATCACTTACCTGATCACGGTGACCAACAACGGGCCAGCGTTCGCCCGCGGCCTCACCATCATTGATTCCGTGGACACACGTATCACCGGCGTTACCTGGACCACCAGCACTGCCGGCAATGCGAACGTAGTCAACGGCGCTACCGGCAGCGGTAATCGGCTTAGTGTGACAGCCGACATCCCGGCCAATGACAGCGCTGCGGTAACCATCACCGTCACCGGTACAGTCAGGGCTGATGCCACCAATACCATTACCAACACCGCAAAAGTCACTTCGCCCGATCCGCTGACACCTCCTGTAGTAACGCCGCCGGTGATCACAGAAGTGGTACAGCGCCCTGAACTCACCATCAGCAAAAGCGGCCCGCAGCAACTCAGCGCCGGAGAAAATATCAGCTACTGGCTGGACATCACCAACAAGGGTCTGAGTAACGCCACACAGGCTGTTATCAGCGACCAGGTGCCTGCCACCGTGAAACAGGTCAGCTGGTCCGTTCAAACCGTCAGCCCCGGTACGACCGTCACCAGTGGGGCAACAGGTTCGGGCAATAACGTACAGGTCACCGCCAATATACCGGCGGGCGGCAGCATCCGCATGGTGATACAAGGCAAGGTAGACTCTACTTTTGCCGGTACGATCACCAACACCGGTGTTGTTACACCGGCAGAGCCGGGCAATACGCCGGATTCTTCCGAAGTGCAGACGGACGTCTTCCTGAAACCAACGGTGCAGATCACCAAATCCGGACCGGCGAGGTTGCAGTCCGGCCAAACGATCACGTACACCATCATCGCTGCAAACGCCGGTCCCAGCATGGCGACCAATGCCGCCATCTTCGACGCGGTGCCTGCAGCGATCAACAACGTTACCTGGAGCGCAGCGGCAGCCGGTAACGCCCTGATAACGGGTCCTGCCAACGGCGCAGGCAACCTCGTCAGCCTGACCGTCAGCATACCACCGGGCGCAGACAACAGTGTAACCGTTACCGTTAGTGGTACCATCGATCCGTCTTTCCGGGATACCCTGAGGAATACAGCGGTCATCACCCCGGCGGAAACAGGCGCCCTGCCTGATAGTTCCGCTGTGGTACAAACGGTGGTAACGGCAGCGCCTAAACTGCATATACAGAAAGCCGGTCCGGCTACCGCAACGGCGGGTCAGCCATTACAATACACCCTGCTGGTCAGCAACAGTGGTTTGAGTAATGCGGTGAACTTCACCGTGACCGACGTAGTACCCGCCACACTGACGCAGGTCAGCTGGAAAGCGGTGACCAACGGGGCAGCGGTGATCAAGAGCCCCGCTTCCGGTACCGGAAATAATATCAGTCTCACCGGTGACATGCCGGCAGGCAACGGTAACAGTATCGTTGTCACCATCACCGGGAACATTGCAGCCAACGCCAGCGGCACGATAGTGAACACCGCCACCGTGACGCCGGCAGAAACAGGCGCCGCACCGGAATCAGCCACCGCTACCACGCAGCTTGTCACCGAGTCGGCCGTAAGGATCAGCAAAACCGGCCCGGCCACGATGATACGCGGTGATCAGGCCAGCTACGTCATCAGTGTGGTCAACCAGGGGCCGAGCGACGCCGTTAATACCGACATCACCGATCTGGTGCCTGCTGTGCTGACTAACGTTACCTGGACGGCGACGCCACTGCGCAGCACGGTGATCAACAGCGGCGCTACCGGCAGCGGCAACAACATGAAAGTTAATGTGAACATACCGGCAGCTGATACCAGCGGACTGACTATCGAGATAAAAGGTACGGTAGCGCAAAACGCGCCTGCCGGCAGTGTGAACAACACTGCACATGCTGTCCTTAACAACATGGGCGGCAAGGATATTCCATCCAATACCGTGGTAAGTAACATCGGCAGCGCTACCGACCTGGTGATGACGAAAACCGGCCCGGCGGAAGTATTTACCGGCAGCCAGGCCAGCTATCAGCTGACCATCAGCAACGACGGGCCGTCCAATGCAGACAATGCAACGGTGACGGATATACTGCCGGCGGCATTAACGCAACCTGCGGTGACCGTCTTGTCCATGACCGGCGGGGCAGCCAATGTACAGGCCGCGCTGAACGGCAACACCATGAACGCTACGCTGGGGATCTTCCCGGCAGGCGCGAAAGTGGTCTTACAGGTGAGCGCTACAGCCGGCACCCCGGGCAGCATTCAGAACACCGCCGTGGTAAGTACGCCGGCCGGCATGATGGATGAAGACAGCAGTAACAACAGCAGCACGGCTGCTACGCTCATCAGAGGAAAATCTCAACTGGAGATCACGAAATCCCTGAACCCGGGCGGTGGACCATACAGCATCGGTCAGGTGATCAGTTATACCCTGCAGGTCCGCAATACCGGCAGCGCCGGCGTGAACCCTGTCGTGGTGCTGGATCCCCTGCCGCCTGCCAGCCTCGTCAGCGATCCGGTATACAGCAACCCGCCGACCGGCAACGTCGTTTACAACAGCAGCACCCGGGTGCTGCAATGGAACGCCGGTCTCCTGAATGCGGGAGAGACCCGCAGCTGGAGCTACGATGTAACTATCACCGGTGCAGGCAACGTCCGTAACATCGCTGTGGTGACCGGCCCACCGGATGTAAGCGTACCGGATACTTCCACCGTCACCATCAACACGGAAAAACTGGCCAATCTCAAAGTGGTGAAACAACTGACCAGCACACCGCCGTTCAGTGTCAATAATGTGCTGACCTTCACCATTACGGCCACTAATAACGGGCCCGACAAAGCTACCGGCGTGATGATGCAGGACCGCCTGCAAAGTATGCTGGGCAGACCGCTGACACTCAACGCCAGCGCAGGTACAGCTACTTACGACATCGCTGCAGCGACTATCAGCTGGCAGATACCGGAACTGGCTTCCGGCGCCAGCGCCACACTGACAGTCACCGTGAAGCTGATAAGCGCAGACGACATCACCAATACGGCGACGGTCAGCGGCAATGAAAAAGATCCCGATATCAGCGATAACACATCGACGGTAGGTCCTGTTAAAGTGACCGGGGAAGATATCTTTATCCCGAATGTGGTAACGCCCAACGGAGATGGTAAGAACGACAATTTCTACATACCGGGCCTGAGCAAATTCCCGGGTTCGGCGATGTACATCTACAACCGCTGGGGGAACCAGGTGTACCAGCACAAGAACTACGACAACAAATGGAACGGCGACGGACTGAGTGAAGGCACGTATTATTACATACTGGAGCTCCGCACCGAACAAGGCGTAAGGAAGTATAAAGGATGGGTGGAACTCATGCGATAA